A single Lactuca sativa cultivar Salinas chromosome 8, Lsat_Salinas_v11, whole genome shotgun sequence DNA region contains:
- the LOC122195366 gene encoding ethylene-responsive transcription factor ERF118: MLVFLQGQNDLLTRQYTEDRMSQHWLGTYDTAEKAFEAYTKKKEELRKKAENQQVTPVSKGVREGKKVAKLDDNPTRKQCMGVRKTESGRWKAKIRDPVKKSHVWVGTFDTEEEASEAIESKKVEFGSSRSNAESGSSLKTPKTET; encoded by the exons atgttggtATTTTTGCAGGGACAAAATGATCTTTTAACAAGACAATACACAGAGGACAGAATG TCTCAACACTGGTTGGGTACCTATGACACCGCTGAGAAAGCTTTTGAAGCTTACACCAAAAAGAAAGAGGAGCTTAGAAAAAAGGCCGAAAACCAGCAGGTGACACCAGTTTCCAAGGGAGTTCGCGAAGGAAAAAAGGTGGCGAAgcttgatgataacccgacccgGAAACAGTGCATGGGTGTTCGCAAGACTGAATCGGGTAGATGGAAAGCGAAAATTCGTGACCCAGTTAAGAAATCACATGTTTGGGTTGGTACATTTGATACCGAAGAAGAGGCTTCAGAAGCAATTGAATCAAAGAAGGTGGAATTCGGGTCCTCCCGATCCAATGCCGAAAGTGGGTCGTCTTTGAAGACCCCAAAGACTGAGACTTAA